The nucleotide window ATATCTAAAAAAACTTGTCCTAACTTTTCAGAAAATTCCATTTTATCTTTTATATCTTTGAAAAAATTATCTTTTTTTAAACGGCTAAATATTCTATTAGCTTCTTCTTCAATAAACATAGCTCTACAAAATAAAGTACCAGCTTTTGAAATATCAACTGTTCTTTCTTTTCCAGCCCATTCATAAATTTCTTTAAATAATTCTCTATGTAAAGATTTTAAATGCTTATAATCAAAAGTTTTATTTATCTTGATCTTTCCTTCACTGATATCTTGCCAAACACTTGAAGTTATTATTTTTTCTATTTCTATTAATTCTTCATAATTTTTAATTCCATATTTATTAATTAAAATTTCAGTTCCAGGATAAACATAAGGATCCTGCATATTATCTCACTCCATATCTTTTCCTTAAATTTTCGATAATGTCTTGTGTTGTGATTTCTCCTTTTTCTTTTTTAATTAATAATTTAATTTGTTTATCGCTCATTTTTCCACATTCAGCTTCTGTTACAGCAACAACTCTACGAATGCTTTTACTTAATTTTCTTTGATCTATCATACATACTCCTCCTTTGTATTACTAAATTTTTATATTATTTTCTTTGATATAGTCAATTACCTGCTCTAAGTTTTCTTGAGTGTCTACCCCAATTAAACTATGTGTTGTTTCTAAAACTTTTATTTTATAGCCATTTTCTAAAACTCTAAGTTGTTCTAAAGATTCAGCTATTTCTAGTTCTGTTGCTGGCATCTTTGAATAATCTATGACAAAGTCTCTTTTATATCCATAGATTCCTATATGTTTAAAATATGATATATTATCAGCTTTTCTTGGATAAGGAATTACAGATCTTGAGAAATATATTGCATAGTCGTTTTTATCACAAATTACTTTTACATTATTTGGATTTTCTATTTCTTCTTT belongs to Fusobacterium periodonticum ATCC 33693 and includes:
- a CDS encoding Fic/DOC family protein: MQDPYVYPGTEILINKYGIKNYEELIEIEKIITSSVWQDISEGKIKINKTFDYKHLKSLHRELFKEIYEWAGKERTVDISKAGTLFCRAMFIEEEANRIFSRLKKDNFFKDIKDKMEFSEKLGQVFLDINMLHPFREGNGRSQRLFISDLARENGYDLEWENISKEIMIEISRNDNIKETAEIFEKNLKEINQTIEKIRRKK